Proteins encoded in a region of the Gulosibacter sediminis genome:
- the ftsY gene encoding signal recognition particle-docking protein FtsY, translating to MAERKPWSLGNALRGMFARRTIDESTWEDLEDALLTADFGPDITDEIVDELRAQVAHHQTTDARDLRRMLSEVIEERLSKFDTTLNLSARPAVTLMVGVNGVGKTTTIGKFARFLRNFDRTVVVGAADTFRAAAVEQLDTWAMRADVRIVRPQQFGQDPASVAYQTVEVAMREGIEMAIIDTAGRLQTKAGLMDELKKVHRVVEKLTPVSEVLLVLDATTGQNGVQQAEAFIEYAGVTGLVITKLDGSAKGGFVLAVQERTGLPIKLIGTGEGINDLTGFTPHVFAEQLLADA from the coding sequence ATGGCGGAACGCAAACCCTGGTCTCTCGGAAACGCCCTGCGCGGCATGTTCGCACGACGCACGATCGACGAATCGACGTGGGAAGACCTCGAGGATGCGCTGCTCACGGCCGACTTCGGGCCCGACATCACCGACGAGATTGTCGACGAGCTGCGCGCGCAGGTCGCACACCACCAGACGACGGATGCGCGCGACCTGCGCCGCATGCTCAGCGAGGTGATCGAGGAGCGCCTGTCGAAGTTCGACACGACGCTGAACCTCTCGGCTCGCCCCGCCGTCACCCTCATGGTTGGCGTCAACGGCGTCGGCAAGACGACGACGATCGGCAAGTTCGCGCGGTTCCTACGCAACTTTGACCGCACCGTCGTGGTCGGCGCGGCCGACACCTTCCGCGCCGCCGCGGTCGAGCAGCTCGACACGTGGGCAATGCGGGCCGATGTGCGCATCGTGCGGCCGCAGCAGTTCGGCCAGGACCCCGCCTCCGTCGCGTACCAGACGGTCGAGGTCGCGATGCGCGAGGGCATCGAGATGGCGATTATCGACACCGCCGGCCGCCTGCAGACGAAGGCCGGCCTCATGGACGAGCTCAAGAAGGTGCACCGCGTCGTCGAGAAGCTCACGCCCGTGAGCGAGGTGCTGCTCGTGCTCGACGCCACGACCGGGCAGAACGGCGTGCAGCAGGCCGAGGCGTTCATCGAATACGCCGGCGTCACGGGCCTCGTCATCACGAAGCTCGACGGCTCGGCCAAGGGCGGCTTTGTACTCGCTGTGCAGGAGCGCACGGGGCTGCCGATCAAGCTCATCGGCACGGGCGAGGGCATCAACGACCTCACCGGTTTCACACCGCACGTCTTCGCCGAGCAGCTGCTCGCCGACGCGTAG
- a CDS encoding S1C family serine protease translates to MNDSVPTSPKPRVWRGLTAVAAGCGLVLAGALGGLAVSTGNTAQSAWRGADASAEQAQSPSLGSQALKQQLLDLVPWVDEGTSSGGLGQGTDRQSGGSLGGSTQQSTDSLDISAASADESTGIVLIDTKLEYQSAAAAGTGIVLSSDGLVLTNNHVVEGSTSVQVTTTDGTSYNATVVGTDSTEDVAVLQLEDASGLTTATIDDDDDLAVSDAVTAVGNAEGGGELMAADGVVTDLNTSVTPSNEAASGGTTGSNTLTNMIEIDADVVSGDSGGAVLDDEGEVVGMTTAASSGGTNISGYAIEIDTALSVAQDIIDGVETDSNTLGTPAFLGIALADTTSGTSPSTVAGAAVAGVYDETPAAEVGLAAGDTITAVDGIAVGSASELQGLIAEYTPGTEVTLTWTTASGAEQSGTTTLVEGPAN, encoded by the coding sequence ATGAACGACTCAGTCCCCACCTCTCCGAAACCTCGTGTTTGGCGCGGCCTGACAGCAGTTGCTGCCGGCTGTGGCCTCGTCCTCGCTGGCGCGCTCGGCGGCCTTGCCGTCAGCACCGGCAACACCGCGCAAAGCGCCTGGCGTGGCGCGGATGCCTCGGCCGAGCAGGCGCAGAGCCCCAGCCTCGGATCCCAGGCGCTGAAACAGCAGCTACTCGACCTCGTGCCGTGGGTCGACGAGGGCACCTCGAGCGGCGGGCTCGGGCAGGGCACGGATAGGCAGAGCGGCGGCTCGCTCGGTGGCTCGACGCAGCAGTCGACCGACAGCCTCGACATCTCGGCCGCGAGCGCCGACGAATCGACCGGCATCGTGCTCATCGACACGAAGCTTGAGTATCAGAGCGCGGCGGCCGCGGGCACGGGCATCGTGCTCAGCTCTGACGGGCTCGTGTTGACGAACAACCACGTCGTCGAGGGCTCGACCTCGGTGCAGGTGACCACGACCGATGGCACGAGCTACAACGCGACCGTCGTCGGCACCGACTCGACGGAGGACGTCGCGGTGCTGCAGCTCGAGGATGCGAGCGGCCTCACCACGGCGACGATCGATGATGACGACGACCTCGCCGTGAGCGACGCCGTGACCGCGGTCGGCAACGCCGAGGGCGGCGGCGAGCTCATGGCTGCCGACGGCGTCGTGACCGATCTCAACACCTCGGTGACGCCGTCGAACGAGGCAGCGAGTGGCGGAACGACCGGCTCGAACACGCTCACGAACATGATCGAGATCGACGCCGACGTGGTGTCGGGCGACTCGGGCGGTGCCGTGCTCGACGACGAGGGCGAGGTCGTCGGCATGACGACCGCGGCCTCGAGCGGTGGCACGAACATCTCGGGCTACGCGATCGAGATCGACACAGCGCTCAGCGTCGCGCAGGACATCATCGACGGCGTCGAGACCGACTCGAACACGCTTGGCACGCCCGCGTTCCTTGGCATCGCGCTCGCCGACACGACGTCGGGCACGAGCCCGAGCACCGTGGCAGGGGCCGCGGTGGCGGGCGTCTACGACGAGACCCCCGCGGCCGAGGTCGGCCTCGCGGCCGGCGACACGATCACCGCGGTCGACGGAATCGCCGTAGGCAGCGCATCCGAACTGCAGGGCCTCATCGCCGAATACACGCCGGGCACCGAGGTGACCCTGACGTGGACGACGGCCTCGGGCGCTGAGCAGAGCGGCACGACGACCCTCGTTGAGGGCCCGGCCAACTAG
- a CDS encoding amino acid permease, with translation MSQQTAQAGTEAQPAKKLRNRHVTMITLGGIIGSSLFVGSANVISQVGPAALFSYAIGGLLVMLAMRMLGEMATARPSIGSFMEYARSGLGEWAGYLVGWLYWYFWVGVVAYEAVIGGAILNGWFPVIPSWVFAVALLVIFIITNLVSLRSFGEVEFWLASIKVAAIIVFLAVGALFIFGLWPNATPGISNLWSHGGFAPNGVWPILSGVAIVIFSYFGTEIAVMAAAESEDPARGVRQATNTIIWRILLFYLGSVFLIVAIVPWNGLPDTDDQGPFAYLFSQYGIPGADLIMTAVILTAVCSVLNSGIYSASRMFASIAERGFAPKFIARKAKNGVPVAAVIASTLGGFAAVLVSFLFPDSGIFDFIMNSSGLVALFVYVFIALTQVRLRSKMSPEERSQLKLKMWLHPWLAYLTVAAVAGIVVIMLVSGPSTQVQVWTSLISVVVLVAVWPFVRRNLKKSGQYGKPITEAVEAPMGE, from the coding sequence ATGTCACAACAAACCGCCCAGGCTGGCACCGAAGCACAGCCAGCGAAGAAGCTTCGCAACCGCCACGTGACGATGATCACGCTCGGCGGCATCATCGGTTCGAGCCTGTTCGTCGGCTCGGCCAACGTCATCTCCCAGGTCGGCCCCGCCGCCCTCTTCTCGTACGCCATCGGCGGCCTGCTCGTCATGCTCGCGATGCGGATGCTCGGCGAGATGGCGACCGCCCGGCCGTCGATCGGCTCGTTCATGGAGTACGCCCGCAGCGGCCTCGGCGAGTGGGCCGGCTACCTTGTGGGCTGGCTCTACTGGTACTTCTGGGTCGGGGTCGTCGCCTACGAGGCCGTCATCGGCGGCGCGATCCTCAACGGCTGGTTCCCGGTGATTCCCTCGTGGGTCTTCGCCGTCGCGCTGCTCGTCATCTTCATCATCACGAACCTCGTCTCGCTGCGGTCGTTCGGTGAGGTGGAGTTCTGGCTCGCGAGCATCAAGGTCGCCGCGATCATCGTGTTCCTCGCCGTCGGTGCGCTGTTCATCTTCGGCCTCTGGCCGAACGCAACCCCCGGCATCAGCAACCTCTGGAGCCACGGCGGCTTCGCGCCGAACGGTGTCTGGCCAATCCTCTCGGGCGTCGCCATCGTGATCTTCTCGTACTTCGGCACCGAGATCGCCGTCATGGCGGCGGCCGAGTCGGAGGACCCTGCCCGCGGCGTGCGGCAGGCCACCAACACGATCATCTGGCGCATCCTGCTCTTCTACCTAGGCTCGGTGTTCCTCATCGTCGCGATCGTGCCGTGGAACGGCCTGCCCGACACTGACGACCAGGGCCCCTTCGCCTACCTGTTCTCGCAGTACGGGATTCCCGGCGCCGACCTCATCATGACCGCCGTGATTCTCACCGCCGTCTGCTCGGTGCTCAACTCGGGTATCTACTCGGCCTCGCGCATGTTCGCCTCGATCGCCGAGCGCGGCTTCGCCCCGAAGTTCATCGCCCGCAAGGCGAAGAACGGCGTGCCGGTCGCGGCCGTCATCGCCTCGACGCTCGGCGGCTTCGCAGCCGTGCTCGTGAGTTTCCTGTTCCCCGACAGTGGCATCTTCGACTTCATCATGAACAGTTCGGGCCTCGTCGCCCTGTTCGTGTACGTCTTCATCGCCCTGACGCAGGTGCGCCTGCGCAGCAAGATGAGCCCAGAGGAGCGGTCGCAGCTCAAGCTGAAGATGTGGCTGCACCCGTGGCTCGCGTACCTCACCGTCGCCGCCGTCGCGGGCATCGTCGTGATCATGCTCGTGAGCGGGCCGAGCACGCAGGTGCAGGTGTGGACGAGCCTCATCTCGGTCGTCGTGCTCGTGGCCGTGTGGCCGTTCGTGCGCCGCAACCTCAAGAAGTCGGGTCAGTACGGCAAGCCGATCACCGAGGCCGTCGAGGCCCCGATGGGCGAGTAA
- a CDS encoding histidine phosphatase family protein, giving the protein MRIGLIRHGETEWNRKALFQGMSDIPLNDTGYDQARRTAVLLEGQPWSALFCSPLTRTTQTATELGRITGLGEPTPLPDIVERSFGELEGETVFLPDGTRRLADHPTVEPVAAVLERTYRALEHVAATGASDALIVTHGTVVRLLLNDLLTVASPAINNLALTVLETDPDARHGFRVRLANGYPVAVELTHSV; this is encoded by the coding sequence ATGCGAATTGGGCTGATCAGGCACGGCGAAACCGAGTGGAACCGAAAGGCCCTCTTCCAGGGTATGAGCGACATCCCGCTCAACGACACCGGCTACGACCAGGCCCGGCGCACCGCGGTGCTGCTCGAGGGGCAGCCGTGGAGCGCGCTGTTCTGCTCGCCGCTCACGCGTACGACGCAGACCGCGACCGAGCTCGGCCGCATCACCGGGCTTGGCGAGCCCACCCCGTTGCCCGACATCGTCGAGCGCAGCTTCGGCGAGCTCGAGGGCGAGACGGTGTTCCTGCCCGACGGCACGCGGCGCCTCGCCGACCACCCGACCGTCGAGCCCGTCGCGGCGGTGCTCGAGCGCACCTACCGCGCCCTCGAGCACGTGGCCGCGACCGGCGCATCCGATGCCCTCATCGTCACGCACGGCACCGTCGTGCGATTGCTGCTCAACGACCTGCTCACGGTCGCCTCGCCCGCGATCAATAACCTCGCGCTCACGGTGCTCGAGACCGACCCGGATGCGCGACACGGCTTCCGCGTGCGACTCGCGAACGGGTACCCCGTGGCAGTGGAATTGACCCACAGCGTGTAA